A region from the Benincasa hispida cultivar B227 chromosome 10, ASM972705v1, whole genome shotgun sequence genome encodes:
- the LOC120088018 gene encoding growth hormone-regulated TBC protein 1: protein MYGTQSKRDIALELQAQIPILRPSIHARRANITVKFQDLYGFTVEGNVDDVNVLNEVREKVRQQGRVWWALEASKGANWYLEPSVSEGIALKSSLKLSTLANAITLKKLIRKGIPPVLRPKVWFSLSGAAKKKSTVPDSYYNDLTKAVEGKVTPATRQIDHDLPRTFPGHPWLDTPEGHAALRRVLVGYSFRDSDVGYCQGLNYVAALLLLVMKTEEDAFWMLAVLLENVLVSDCYTTNLSGCHVEQRVFKDLLTKKCPRIAAHLEALDFDVSLVATEWFLCLFSKSLPSETTLRVWDVLFYEGAKVLFHVALAIFKMKEGELLITHHVGDVINILQKTTHYLFDPDDLLTVAYDKIGSMTTNTISKQRKKQEPAVMAELDQRLRRLNSIKADDK, encoded by the exons ATGTATGGGACTCAAAGCAAAAGAGATATTGCTCTAGAATTGCAAGCTCAGATTCCAATTCTAAGGCCGAGTATCCACGCAAGGAGGGCGAATATTACAGTTAAGTTTCAAGATCTATATGGGTTCACAGTGGAAGGCAATGTGGATGATGTTAATGTGTTGAATGAAGTTAGGGAAAAGGTTAGACAACAGGGTCGTGTTTGGTGGGCATTGGAAGCTAGCAAAGGAGCCAATTGGTACTTGGAACCCTCTGTTTCTGAAGGGATCGCCCTCAAATCCTCCCTCAAATTATCAACCCTTGCGAATGCCATCACTTTGAAGAAGTTGATTAGGAAAGGAATTCCGCCGGTTCTTCGTCCCAAGGTTTGGTTCTCCTTATCCGGAGCTGCGAAGAAGAAATCCACGGTTCCTGATAGCTATTACAATGATTTGACCAAGGCTGTCGAAGGGAAAGTCACGCCGGCCACTAGGCAGATTGATCAT GACTTGCCCCGTACTTTTCCTGGTCATCCTTGGTTAGACACACCAGAGGGTCATGCCGCTCTTCGTCGTGTTCTTGTTGGGTATTCCTTCCGTGACTCCGATGTTGGATACTGTCAG GGCTTAAACTATGTTGCTGCATTGTTATTGCTCGTGATGAAAACGGAAGAAGATGCTTTTTGGATGCTAGCTGTCCTCTTAGAAAATGTTTTAGTTAGTGACTGTTACACGACCAACTTGTCAGGATGTCATGTCGAGCAAAGGGTGTTCAAAGATTTACTTACCAAAAAGTGTCCCAG GATAGCTGCCCATTTGGAAGCATTGGATTTTGATGTCTCCCTTGTAGCCACTGAGTGGTTCCTGTGTCTTTTCTCTAAGAGCCTACCTTCTGAG ACGACTCTTCGTGTTTGGGACGTCCTTTTCTATGAGGGAGCAAAAGTTCTGTTTCACGTGGCTTTGGCTATCTTTAAG ATGAAGGAAGGGGAGTTGCTTATAACTCATCATGTGGGAGATGTGATTAATATTCTACAGAAAACTACACATTACCTATTCGATCCCGATGATCTATTGACG GTGGCATATGACAAAATTGGATCAATGACTACCAACACTATATCGAAGCAAAGGAAAAAGCAAGAACCAGCAGTTATGGCTGAGCTTGACCAGAGATTGAGGCGACTAAATTCCATTAAAGCGGATGACAAATAA
- the LOC120088017 gene encoding BTB/POZ domain-containing protein At2g04740 produces MPPRRNNPWTLDLDPDLYGIDLDPSDFGSSLPLKKVPNGDIFSASRAGDVDRLRYLLESGVNVNARDQWDSVALYYACLAGHLDAARMLLESGAICSEHTFDGDRCHYAALNLKVRKLLKAFEARPPPLGPLQAALRETFLGCRANRVYLEQVESFHHPSGVPFNSESNYEFFPPDVSFIVQGRPIEAHRVILSARSPFFKRKFQVDWKDRKEVRFSKEKLSYSALYSLLHFFYSDRLEVAVDDMEDLIRICKVCKCESLLKILEKELVHQKYAQYKALGDVDSSVKRFILQGVSLPEEDRLPAALQRMLQIALANSTREYGQDCDANDLPLLASKMQTNDHMDDLADICVRVDKKSFRCHKVVLASRSEYFKARISRIKDFGEGKNEISVHTLPFLEEHDLSMEAFEKMIEYMYTDCLTDIDPDQAEEMFDAASRYLLFPLKRAVADALLPQLEMVSPAELCQWLILSDMYGVIKIREYCLDTMACNFETFADTREFREMLLTLPPPSGDSSLRTTAPSAPGAAVNTDQGNLLDDLREKWLEAEAAELDKRDESALLFDKRLEMLMLIAEQEKSDESPDETGNHPAVSASPI; encoded by the exons ATGCCCCCAAGGCGCAATAATCCTTGGACTTTGGACCTCGACCCAGACCTTTACGGAATCGATCTCGACCCATCTGATTTCGGGTCGTCTCTTCCCCTGAAGAAGGTCCCAAACGGTGACATTTTCTCTGCATCTCGTGCTGGAGATGTCGACCGCCTTCGCTACCTGCTTGAGTCCGGCGTCAATGTCAACGCTCGCGACCAATGGGACTCTGTCGCGCTTTACTATGCCTGCTTGGCCGGACATCTTGACGCTGCCAGAATGTTGCTCGAGAGCGGCGCTATATGTTCGGAGCATACATTTGATGGCGATAGGTGCCATTATGCTGCGCTTAATTTGAAGGTCCGGAAGCTTCTGAAGGCATTTGAAGCCCGACCGCCGCCGCTCGGTCCATTGCAGGCTGCGTTGCGTGAAACTTTCTTGGGGTGTAGAGCTAATAGAGTGTATTTGGAGCAGGTGGAGAGCTTTCATCATCCTTCAG GTGTTCCTTTCAATTCAGAATCCAACTATGAGTTCTTCCCTCCCGACGTTTCATTTATTGTTCAAGGTAGGCCGATTGAAGCTCACCGAGTTATCCTAAGTGCTCGCTCTCCTTTCTTTAAGAGAAAGTTTCAAGTTGATTGGAAAGATCGCAAGGAAGTTAGATTCTCAAAGGAAAAGCTATCTTATTCAGCTCTATACAGTCTCCTTCACTTCTTTTATTCTGATAGACTGGAGGTTGCTGTAGATGATATGGAAGACCTTATCAGAATTTGCAAAGTATGCAAATGCGAATCGTTACTCAAAATTCTTGAGAAAGAACTGGTTCACCAAAAGTATGCCCAGTATAAAGCTTTGGGTGATGTTGACAGCTCAGTGAAAAGGTTCATCTTGCAGGGTGTTTCCCTTCCTGAAGAAGACCGCCTTCCAGCAGCTTTACAGCGGATGCTTCAGATTGCTCTAGCCAACTCGACTAGGGAATATGGCCAAGACTGTGATGCTAATGATTTACCTTTACTTGCTAGTAAAATGCAGACCAATGATCACATGGATGATCTTGCAGATATTTGTGTTCGAGTTGATAAAAAGTCTTTCCGCTGTCACAAAGTTGTTTTAGCATCGAGGTCAGAGTACTTTAAGGCAAGAATATCTCGCATCAAGGATTTTGGTGAAGGAAAAAATGAAATCTCAGTTCACACTCTTCCATTTCTTGAAGAACATGATTTGAGCATGGAAGCATTTGAAAAAATGATAGAGTATAT GTACACGGATTGTTTGACGGATATAGATCCTGATCAG GCGGAAGAAATGTTTGATGCTGCTTCGAGATATCTTTTATTCCCTCTTAAGCGAGCCGTAGCTGATGCTTTGCTGCCACAATTGGAAATGGTTTCTCCAGCAGAACTGTGCCAATGGTTAATACTGTCCGATAT GTATGGTGTTATCAAGATTCGTGAGTATTGTTTGGATACAATGGCTTGCAATTTTGAGACATTTGCTGATACTCGAGAATTCAGAGAGATGCTATTGACACTCCCTCCACCATCAGGGGATTCCTCGCTCCGTACAACAGCTCCGAGCGCTCCAGGAGCTGCAGTGAATACAGATCAAGGCAACCTTCTTGATGATCTACGAGAGAAATGGCTTGAAGCTGAAGCTGCTGAACTTGATAAGAGAGATGAAAGTGCCCTG